Proteins encoded by one window of Superficieibacter sp. HKU1:
- a CDS encoding hemolysin family protein, whose amino-acid sequence MLNSILVILCLIAVSAFFSLSEISLAASRKIKLKLLADDGNINAQRILKMQENPGTFFTVVQIGLNAVAILGGIVGDAAFSPAFYNVLIRFVSPEMAEQLSFIISFSLVTGMFILFADLTPKRIGMISPEAVALRIINPMRFCLFVFTPLVWFFNGMANNIFRLFKLPMVRKDDITSDDIYAVVEAGALAGVLRKQEHELIENVFELESRTVPSSMTSRENVVWFDLHEDEESLKKKVSEHPHSKFLVCKEDIDHIIGYVDSKDLLNRVLANQSLALSSGLQIRNTLIVPDTLTLSEALESFKTAGEDFAVIMNEYALVVGIITLNDVMTTLMGDLIGQGMEEQIVARDENSWLIDGGTPIDDVMRALDIDDFPQSGNYETIGGFMMYMLRKIPKRTDSVKFSGYKFEVVDIDNYRIDQLLVTRIDSKPTVLTPKLPDAEEKGAA is encoded by the coding sequence ATGTTAAACAGTATTTTAGTAATACTTTGCCTGATAGCCGTGAGTGCATTCTTCTCGTTATCTGAGATCTCGCTTGCCGCCTCACGAAAGATAAAACTCAAACTCCTTGCCGATGACGGCAATATCAACGCCCAGCGCATTTTGAAAATGCAGGAGAACCCTGGCACCTTCTTTACCGTGGTACAAATTGGCCTTAACGCCGTTGCCATTCTGGGGGGTATCGTCGGCGATGCCGCGTTTTCACCGGCGTTTTACAATGTCCTGATCCGCTTTGTCTCACCCGAAATGGCCGAACAGCTGAGCTTTATCATCTCCTTCTCCCTCGTCACCGGCATGTTTATTCTGTTTGCCGACCTGACGCCGAAACGCATCGGTATGATTTCGCCTGAAGCTGTGGCTTTACGCATCATCAACCCGATGCGCTTCTGCCTGTTTGTCTTCACGCCGCTGGTGTGGTTCTTTAACGGCATGGCAAACAACATTTTCCGTCTGTTCAAACTGCCGATGGTACGTAAAGACGACATCACTTCTGATGACATCTATGCGGTCGTCGAGGCGGGCGCACTGGCGGGCGTGCTGCGTAAACAGGAGCATGAGCTGATTGAGAACGTGTTTGAACTGGAGTCACGTACCGTTCCCTCTTCGATGACCTCGCGTGAAAACGTAGTGTGGTTCGATCTGCACGAAGATGAAGAGAGTCTGAAAAAGAAAGTCTCGGAACATCCGCACTCTAAGTTCCTGGTCTGTAAAGAAGATATCGACCATATCATCGGTTATGTCGATTCAAAAGACCTGCTTAACCGCGTGCTGGCCAATCAAAGCCTGGCGCTGAGCAGCGGCTTACAAATCCGCAATACGCTGATTGTGCCGGATACCCTGACGCTCTCCGAAGCGCTGGAAAGTTTCAAAACGGCGGGTGAAGACTTTGCGGTCATCATGAACGAATACGCGCTGGTAGTCGGTATCATCACCCTGAATGATGTCATGACCACGCTGATGGGCGATTTAATTGGTCAGGGGATGGAAGAGCAGATTGTCGCGCGCGATGAAAACTCGTGGCTGATTGACGGCGGCACGCCCATTGATGACGTGATGCGGGCGCTGGATATCGATGATTTCCCGCAGTCCGGCAATTATGAAACCATCGGCGGCTTTATGATGTATATGCTGCGTAAGATCCCCAAACGCACCGACTCGGTTAAATTTTCCGGCTATAAGTTTGAAGTGGTGGATATCGATAACTACCGCATCGATCAGCTGCTGGTAACGCGTATTGACAGTAAGCCGACGGTTCTGACGCCGAAACTGCCGGACGCAGAAGAGAAAGGCGCGGCGTAA